In one window of Camelina sativa cultivar DH55 chromosome 15, Cs, whole genome shotgun sequence DNA:
- the LOC104744551 gene encoding ankyrin repeat domain-containing protein 13C-B-like isoform X2, producing the protein MEDYSKYTHSPAHLAVVLRDHAALRRIVSDLPRLAKAGEVSTEAESMESESRADSVSAVIDRRDVPGRETPLHLAVRLRDPVSAEILMSAGADWSLQNENGWSALQEAVCTREEAIAMIIARHYQPLAWAKWCRRLPRIIASASRIRDFYMEITFHFESSVIPFIGRIAPSDTYRIWKRGSNLRADMTLAGFDGFKIQRSDQTFLFLGDGYSSEDGKMSLSPGSLIVLSHKEKEMTNALEGAGAQPTDAEVAHEVALMSQTNMYRPGIDVTQAELVSHLNWRRQERTEMVGSWKAKVYDMLHVMVSVKSRRVPGAMTDEELFAVDEERTAATNGAETDGFEDVLTPEERLQLNSALRTGNSDAIEDEESEVTDHQENGAIKDKKGWFGWNKKGLNAEDAKLKKGSKSASEDGNQKGKSQRSSMVSDHTNEDLGDTKKGKEKEKEKKKKKKGVAGDEVKRESEYKKGLRPVLWLTPDFPLTTDELLPLLDILANKVKAVRRLRELLTTKLPLGTFPVKLAIPIIPTVRVVVTFTKFEELQAAEEEFSTPPSSPVFHDAKSSSSENSSPSWISWMRSGKSGDNDSNRYKDEVDPFSIPSDYTWVDSAEKKRRMKAKKAKSKRKKQAATKAAAASDSSTRSNQVAEE; encoded by the exons ATGGAAGATTACTCCAAGTATACTCATAGTCCTGCTCATTTAGCCGTTGTGCTTCGTGATCATGCTGCTCTTAGGCGAATTGTATCGGATCTTCCTCGGTTAGCTAAGGCTGGTGAAGTTTCTACAGAGGCTGAGTCTATGGAGTCTGAGTCTCGTGCTGATTCTGTTTCAGCTGTTATTGATAGGCGTGATGTTCCTGGTCGTGAAACTCCATTGCATCTCGCTGTTCGTCTTAGAGATCCTGTCTCTGCTGAGATTTTGATGTCTGCTGGTGCGGATTGGAGTCTACAGAACGAGAATGGTTGGAGTGCATTACAAGAAGCGGTTTGCACTAGAGAAGAGGCCATCGCCATGATCATTGCTCGGCATTACCAGCCTCTTGCTTGGGCTAAATGGTGTAGGAGACTTCCTCGGATCATTGCATCTGCATCTCGTATCCGTGATTTTTACATGGAGATCACTTTTCATTTTGAGAGCTCTGTGATTCCGTTTATTGGCCGCATTGCTCCTTCGGATACTTACAGGATATGGAAACGTGGTTCGAACCTCCGTGCTGATATGACTCTTGCCGGTTTTGATGGGTTTAAAATCCAGCGGTCAGATCAAACATTTCTCTTTCTAGGGGATGGTTACTCGTCTGAAGACGGTAAAATGTCCCTATCTCCTGGCTCGTTGATTGTTCTTTCtcataaggaaaaagaaatgaCAAATGCTTTGGAAGGAGCTGGAGCGCAACCGACAGATGCTGAGGTTGCTCATGAAGTGGCTTTGATGTCTCAGACTAATATGTATAGACCTGGAATTGATGTAACTCAAGCTGAGCTGGTTTCTCATTTGAATTGGAGACGGCAAGAGAGAACCGAGATGGTCGGGAGTTGGAAAGCTAAAGTTTACGATATGCTTCATGTGATGGTGAGTGTGAAATCAAGACGGGTTCCTGGTGCAATGACTGATGAAGAGCTCTTTGCGGTTGATGAAGAGCGAACTGCTGCAACAAACGGTGCAGAGACCGATGGCTTTGAAGATGTATTAACGCCTGAGGAAAGACTCCAATTGAATTCCGCGCTTCGGACTGGAAATTCTGATGCCATTGAAGATGAAGAGTCTGAAGTTACTGATCACCAGGAAAACGGAGCCATCAAGGATAAGAAGGGGTGGTTTGGTTGGAATAAGAAAGGCTTAAACGCTGAAGATGCTAAGCTCAAGAAAGGCTCAAAGTCTGCCTCAGAAGACGGGAATCAAAAAGGGAAAAGCCAGAGATCTTCAATGGTATCTGATCATACGAATGAGGATCTTGGAGACACGAAGAAAggaaaggagaaggagaaggagaagaagaagaagaagaaaggtgttGCGGGAGATGAGGTTAAGCGTGAGAGTGAATACAAAAAAGGACTAAGACCGGTCTTGTGGTTAACACCGGACTTTCCTCTTACGACAGATGAGCTTTTACCGCTCCTCGACATATTAGCTAACAAGGTTAAAGCCGTTAGGAGACTCAGAGAGCTTCTCACAACTAAACTTCCACTAGGCACATTCCCTGTAAAG CTTGCCATTCCCATTATTCCAACGGTTCGAGTTGTTGTTACTTTCACAAAATTTGAAGAGCTTCAGGCGGCTGAGGAGGAGTTCTCAACGCCTCCTTCTAGTCCGGTATTTCATGATgctaagtcttcttcttcagagaACTCATCACCATCATGGATCTCATGGATGAGAAGTGGCAAATCAGGTGACAATGATAGTAACCGTTACAAAGACGAGGT
- the LOC104744552 gene encoding diphthine--ammonia ligase, with amino-acid sequence MKVVALVSGGKDSCYAMMKCIQYGHEIVALANLLPVDDSVDELDSYMYQTVGHQIIVGYAECMNVPLFRRRIRGSSRHQKLSYQMTLDDEVEDMFVLLSEVKRQIPSITAVSSGAIASDYQRLRVESICSRLGLVSLAFLWKQDQTLLLQEMIANGIKAILVKVAAIGLDPSKHLGKDLAFMEPYLLKLKEKYGSNVCGEGGEYETMTLDCPLFTNASIVLDECQVVLHSPDSIAPVGVLHPSTFHLEKKGNPDSNSLEKESSLVSEVLGDGPNTSNSTRQRDTGIVDLVEHTSNRVHISRTEKHNTFSICCWLEDSRESSTGLKEDLEAVLSELESQLLKHGFNWQNVLYIHLYISDMGEFAVANETYVKFITQEKCPFGVPSRSTIELPLAQAGLGKAYVEVLVANDESKRVLHVQSISCWAPSCIGPYSQATLHKSVLHMAGQLGLDPPTMNLRNEGAIAELNQALTNSEAIAESFNRSISSSAILFVVFCSARTKQSERNQLHEKFVTFLDLAKSSRRVSNVIDPMFIYILVPDLPKRALVEVKPVLYVEDDTETEDETRQDHSGDYNFGGYKPENWHQGCVQKRVVDGKMCVTVLSISAEVMRKLQEASGEEEEQQLEKVSRFCVYLLNKTLSENSFSWQDTTSLRIHLSTSLGVSVERLSDTFASAFRELNEMSDGVKVDGSKEPIFNVVPVLGAGNTSATLDNIITCELFALRS; translated from the exons atgaaggtTGTGGCTTTAGTGAGTGGAGGCAAAGATAGCTGTTATGCTATGATGAAGTGTATTCAGTATGGTCACGAG ATCGTGGCATTGGCTAATTTGTTGCCGGTTGATGATTCGGTCGATGAATTGGACAGCTATATGTATCAAACT GTAGGCCACCAGATAATAGTGGGGTATGCAGAATGTATGAATGTGCCATTGttcagaagaagaatcagaggaTCTTCAAG GCATCAGAAACTTAGCTACCAAATGACTTTAGATGATGAAGTGGAAGATATGTTTGTGTTGTTAAGTGAAGTGAAGAGACAGATACCCTCCATCACTGCAGTCTCGTCTGGTGCGATTGCATCAGACTACCAACGGCTGCGGGTGGAGAGTATTTGTTCAAGGTTAGGCCTTGTTTCTTTGGCATTTTTGTGGAAACAAGATCAGACATTGCTTCTTCAGGAAATG ATAGCAAATGGGATAAAAGCTATCTTAGTCAAG GTCGCGGCAATAGGGTTAGATCCCTCAAAGCATCTAGGGAAAGACTTAGCCTTCATGGAACCATATCTTTTGAAGTTAAAAGA GAAATATGGAAGTAATGTTTGCGGTGAAGGAGGAGAATATGAAACTATGACTCTAGATTGCCCACTTTTCACT aATGCGAGTATCGTGCTTGATGAATGTCAAGTTGTTCTACACTCTCCAGATTCCATTGCACCTGTTGGTGTTCTTCATCCATCCACGTTCCATCTTGAAAAGAAAGGGAATCCAGACTCCAATTCCCTTGAAAAGGAATCGAGTTTAGTGTCTGAAGTACTAGGAGATGGCCCTAACACATCAAATTCTACTCGTCAACGAGATACTGGAATTGTTGATCTAGTTGAACATACAAGCAACAGAGTTCACATATCGAGGACTGAGAAACACAACACATTCTCCATCTGCTGCTGGTTGGAAGATTCACGAGAATCTTCAACAG GTCTGAAAGAAGATCTCGAGGCTGTTCTTTCAGAACTTGAATCACAGCTTTTAAAACACGGGTTTAACTGGCAGAATGTATTGTACATTCATCTTTATATCTCTGACATGGGTGAATTTGCTGTGGCGAATGAGACATATGTGAAATTTATCACACAAGAGAAGTGCCCTTTTGGTGTTCCTTCACGTAGTACAATAGAACTTCCTTTGGCACAAGCGGGTCTTGGAAAAGCTTACGTCGAGGTTTTAGTTGCGAATGACGAAAGCAAAAGAGTTCTCCATGTCCAAAGTATATCTTGCTGGGCGCCTAGCTGCATTGGACCTTACAGTCAG GCCACTTTGCACAAGAGTGTTCTTCACATGGCTGGACAATTAGGACTTGACCCTCCCACGATGAATCTTCGAAACGAAGGTGCAATTGCTGAGCTAAATCAAGCATTGACGAACAGCGAGGCAATAGCGGAGTCTTTTAACCGCTCAATCTCTTCATCAGCTATACTCTTTGTGGTTTTCTGTTCAGCACGCACAAAACAATCAGAGAGGAACCAACTTCACGAAAAGTTTGTTACTTTCTTGGATTTGGCAAAGTCTTCTCGGAGGGTATCGAATGTCATAGATCCTATGTTCATTTATATCCTTGTCCCCGATCTTCCGAAAAG GGCTCTTGTTGAAGTAAAACCTGTTTTATACGTGGAAGACGATACAGAAACCGAAGATGAAACCAGGCAAGATCACTCGGGTGATTACAATTTTGGGGGATATAAGCCAGAGAATTGGCACCAAGGTTGTGTGCAGAAACGAGTTGTTGATGGGAAAATGTGTGTGACCGTTCTCTCCATCTCAGCCGAAGTAATGAGGAAACTTCAGGAAGCttccggagaagaagaagaacagcaaCTGGAGAAAGTATCAAGATTCTGTGTATATCTTCTCAACAAAACCTTGTCTGAAAATTCATTTTCTTGGCAAGATACAACG AGCTTAAGAATACACTTATCTACTAGTCTTGGTGTGTCCGTAGAGAGATTATCAGACACTTTTGCGTCTGCATTCAGAGAGCTTAACGAGATGAGTGATGGAGTTAAAGTTGACGGCTCGAAAGAACCTATCTTCAACGTCGTCCCTGTCCTAGGTGCTGGAAACACTTCTGCTACACTCGACAACATAATCACGTGTGAACTATTTGCGCTGAGGTCGTAG